From one Brachypodium distachyon strain Bd21 chromosome 4, Brachypodium_distachyon_v3.0, whole genome shotgun sequence genomic stretch:
- the LOC100838123 gene encoding uncharacterized protein LOC100838123 isoform X1 produces MVNWVEVLRKHLLGRIAKNAGLRQHAVAVDAAAPGTVINLWLPDHKLKPPKQNQNDPAATNKRPAVVLVHGFAGDGMMTWAFQVGALRRQGYDVYVPDLVHFGGSTSPSPDRSVAFQARCIAAALGKLGVERCAAVVGFSYGGLVAFQMAAACPPGMVRSVVVSGSSLVFTGAMSDALLGRLGGGGAGTGTSSSLTELMLPDSVGGLRFLFAAATHMKLWFPRRVLSDFLKVMYNNRKERAELLENMITCRDEKAPAPVFQQVHNILLLWGEDDDFFPVEGAKMLKEELGEKATLRSISRAGHLAHLERPCVYNRCLKEFLALAMHSPTSSWPEL; encoded by the exons ATGGTGAACTGGGTAGAGGTGCTAAGGAAGCACCTGCTGGGCCGCATAGCCAAGAACGCCGGCCTCCGgcagcacgccgtcgccgtggacgccgccgcccccggcaCCGTCATTAACCTCTGGCTGCCCGATCACAAGCTCAAGCCACCGAAGCAGAACCAGAACGACCCAGCCGCCACCAACAAGCGCCCCGCCGTGGTGCTGGTGCACGGCTTCGCGGGCGACGGCATGATGACGTGGGCGTTCCAGGTGGGCGCGCTGCGGCGCCAGGGCTACGACGTCTACGTCCCGGACCTGGTCCACTTCGGCGgctccacctcgccgtcgcccgaCCGCTCCGTGGCCTTCCAGGCGCGCTGcatcgcggcggcgctggggaagctcggcGTCGAGCGGTGCGCGGCCGTGGTCGGGTTCAGCTACGGCGGGCTCGTGGCGTTccagatggcggcggcgtgcccgCCGGGCATGGTGCGGtccgtcgtcgtctccggctccAGCCTCGTGTTCACGGGCGCCATGAGCGACGCCCTGCTGGGgaggctcggcggcggcggcgccgggaccgggacgtcgtcgtcgctcACGGAGCTGATGCTGCCGGATTCGGTCGGCGGGCTCAGGTTCctgttcgccgccgccacgcacATGAAGCTGTGGTTCCCCCGTCGTGTCCTCAGCGATTTCCTCAAG GTTATGTATAACAACCGAAAGGAGAGAGCCGAGCTGCTGGAAAATATGATTACCTGCAGGGACGAAAAAGCACCGGCCCCTGTGTTTCAGCAGGTTCAC AACATACTTCTGTTATGGGGAGAGGATGACGACTTCTTCCCCGTGGAAGGCGCCAAGATGCTGAAGGA GGAGCTGGGCGAGAAGGCGACGCTGCGAAGCATAAGCAGAGCGGGGCATCTAGCCCACTTGGAGAGGCCATGCGTTTACAACCGCTGTCTCAAGGAGTTCCTGGCTCTCGCAATGCATTCTCCCACGTCATCTTGGCCTGAATTATAA
- the LOC100838123 gene encoding uncharacterized protein LOC100838123 isoform X2, protein MVNWVEVLRKHLLGRIAKNAGLRQHAVAVDAAAPGTVINLWLPDHKLKPPKQNQNDPAATNKRPAVVLVHGFAGDGMMTWAFQVGALRRQGYDVYVPDLVHFGGSTSPSPDRSVAFQARCIAAALGKLGVERCAAVVGFSYGGLVAFQMAAACPPGMVRSVVVSGSSLVFTGAMSDALLGRLGGGGAGTGTSSSLTELMLPDSVGGLRFLFAAATHMKLWFPRRVLSDFLKVMYNNRKERAELLENMITCRDEKAPAPVFQQNILLLWGEDDDFFPVEGAKMLKEELGEKATLRSISRAGHLAHLERPCVYNRCLKEFLALAMHSPTSSWPEL, encoded by the exons ATGGTGAACTGGGTAGAGGTGCTAAGGAAGCACCTGCTGGGCCGCATAGCCAAGAACGCCGGCCTCCGgcagcacgccgtcgccgtggacgccgccgcccccggcaCCGTCATTAACCTCTGGCTGCCCGATCACAAGCTCAAGCCACCGAAGCAGAACCAGAACGACCCAGCCGCCACCAACAAGCGCCCCGCCGTGGTGCTGGTGCACGGCTTCGCGGGCGACGGCATGATGACGTGGGCGTTCCAGGTGGGCGCGCTGCGGCGCCAGGGCTACGACGTCTACGTCCCGGACCTGGTCCACTTCGGCGgctccacctcgccgtcgcccgaCCGCTCCGTGGCCTTCCAGGCGCGCTGcatcgcggcggcgctggggaagctcggcGTCGAGCGGTGCGCGGCCGTGGTCGGGTTCAGCTACGGCGGGCTCGTGGCGTTccagatggcggcggcgtgcccgCCGGGCATGGTGCGGtccgtcgtcgtctccggctccAGCCTCGTGTTCACGGGCGCCATGAGCGACGCCCTGCTGGGgaggctcggcggcggcggcgccgggaccgggacgtcgtcgtcgctcACGGAGCTGATGCTGCCGGATTCGGTCGGCGGGCTCAGGTTCctgttcgccgccgccacgcacATGAAGCTGTGGTTCCCCCGTCGTGTCCTCAGCGATTTCCTCAAG GTTATGTATAACAACCGAAAGGAGAGAGCCGAGCTGCTGGAAAATATGATTACCTGCAGGGACGAAAAAGCACCGGCCCCTGTGTTTCAGCAG AACATACTTCTGTTATGGGGAGAGGATGACGACTTCTTCCCCGTGGAAGGCGCCAAGATGCTGAAGGA GGAGCTGGGCGAGAAGGCGACGCTGCGAAGCATAAGCAGAGCGGGGCATCTAGCCCACTTGGAGAGGCCATGCGTTTACAACCGCTGTCTCAAGGAGTTCCTGGCTCTCGCAATGCATTCTCCCACGTCATCTTGGCCTGAATTATAA
- the LOC100838123 gene encoding uncharacterized protein LOC100838123 isoform X3: protein MVNWVEVLRKHLLGRIAKNAGLRQHAVAVDAAAPGTVINLWLPDHKLKPPKQNQNDPAATNKRPAVVLVHGFAGDGMMTWAFQVGALRRQGYDVYVPDLVHFGGSTSPSPDRSVAFQARCIAAALGKLGVERCAAVVGFSYGGLVAFQMAAACPPGMVRSVVVSGSSLVFTGAMSDALLGRLGGGGAGTGTSSSLTELMLPDSVGGLRFLFAAATHMKLWFPRRVLSDFLKVMYNNRKERAELLENMITCRDEKAPAPVFQQGAGREGDAAKHKQSGASSPLGEAMRLQPLSQGVPGSRNAFSHVILA, encoded by the exons ATGGTGAACTGGGTAGAGGTGCTAAGGAAGCACCTGCTGGGCCGCATAGCCAAGAACGCCGGCCTCCGgcagcacgccgtcgccgtggacgccgccgcccccggcaCCGTCATTAACCTCTGGCTGCCCGATCACAAGCTCAAGCCACCGAAGCAGAACCAGAACGACCCAGCCGCCACCAACAAGCGCCCCGCCGTGGTGCTGGTGCACGGCTTCGCGGGCGACGGCATGATGACGTGGGCGTTCCAGGTGGGCGCGCTGCGGCGCCAGGGCTACGACGTCTACGTCCCGGACCTGGTCCACTTCGGCGgctccacctcgccgtcgcccgaCCGCTCCGTGGCCTTCCAGGCGCGCTGcatcgcggcggcgctggggaagctcggcGTCGAGCGGTGCGCGGCCGTGGTCGGGTTCAGCTACGGCGGGCTCGTGGCGTTccagatggcggcggcgtgcccgCCGGGCATGGTGCGGtccgtcgtcgtctccggctccAGCCTCGTGTTCACGGGCGCCATGAGCGACGCCCTGCTGGGgaggctcggcggcggcggcgccgggaccgggacgtcgtcgtcgctcACGGAGCTGATGCTGCCGGATTCGGTCGGCGGGCTCAGGTTCctgttcgccgccgccacgcacATGAAGCTGTGGTTCCCCCGTCGTGTCCTCAGCGATTTCCTCAAG GTTATGTATAACAACCGAAAGGAGAGAGCCGAGCTGCTGGAAAATATGATTACCTGCAGGGACGAAAAAGCACCGGCCCCTGTGTTTCAGCAG GGAGCTGGGCGAGAAGGCGACGCTGCGAAGCATAAGCAGAGCGGGGCATCTAGCCCACTTGGAGAGGCCATGCGTTTACAACCGCTGTCTCAAGGAGTTCCTGGCTCTCGCAATGCATTCTCCCACGTCATCTTGGCCTGA
- the LOC100838123 gene encoding uncharacterized protein LOC100838123 isoform X4, protein MVNWVEVLRKHLLGRIAKNAGLRQHAVAVDAAAPGTVINLWLPDHKLKPPKQNQNDPAATNKRPAVVLVHGFAGDGMMTWAFQVGALRRQGYDVYVPDLVHFGGSTSPSPDRSVAFQARCIAAALGKLGVERCAAVVGFSYGGLVAFQMAAACPPGMVRSVVVSGSSLVFTGAMSDALLGRLGGGGAGTGTSSSLTELMLPDSVGGLRFLFAAATHMKLWFPRRVLSDFLKVMYNNRKERAELLENMITCRDEKAPAPVFQQVHNILLLWGEDDDFFPVEGAKMLKE, encoded by the exons ATGGTGAACTGGGTAGAGGTGCTAAGGAAGCACCTGCTGGGCCGCATAGCCAAGAACGCCGGCCTCCGgcagcacgccgtcgccgtggacgccgccgcccccggcaCCGTCATTAACCTCTGGCTGCCCGATCACAAGCTCAAGCCACCGAAGCAGAACCAGAACGACCCAGCCGCCACCAACAAGCGCCCCGCCGTGGTGCTGGTGCACGGCTTCGCGGGCGACGGCATGATGACGTGGGCGTTCCAGGTGGGCGCGCTGCGGCGCCAGGGCTACGACGTCTACGTCCCGGACCTGGTCCACTTCGGCGgctccacctcgccgtcgcccgaCCGCTCCGTGGCCTTCCAGGCGCGCTGcatcgcggcggcgctggggaagctcggcGTCGAGCGGTGCGCGGCCGTGGTCGGGTTCAGCTACGGCGGGCTCGTGGCGTTccagatggcggcggcgtgcccgCCGGGCATGGTGCGGtccgtcgtcgtctccggctccAGCCTCGTGTTCACGGGCGCCATGAGCGACGCCCTGCTGGGgaggctcggcggcggcggcgccgggaccgggacgtcgtcgtcgctcACGGAGCTGATGCTGCCGGATTCGGTCGGCGGGCTCAGGTTCctgttcgccgccgccacgcacATGAAGCTGTGGTTCCCCCGTCGTGTCCTCAGCGATTTCCTCAAG GTTATGTATAACAACCGAAAGGAGAGAGCCGAGCTGCTGGAAAATATGATTACCTGCAGGGACGAAAAAGCACCGGCCCCTGTGTTTCAGCAGGTTCAC AACATACTTCTGTTATGGGGAGAGGATGACGACTTCTTCCCCGTGGAAGGCGCCAAGATGCTGAAGGAGTAG
- the LOC100838123 gene encoding uncharacterized protein LOC100838123 isoform X5, giving the protein MVNWVEVLRKHLLGRIAKNAGLRQHAVAVDAAAPGTVINLWLPDHKLKPPKQNQNDPAATNKRPAVVLVHGFAGDGMMTWAFQVGALRRQGYDVYVPDLVHFGGSTSPSPDRSVAFQARCIAAALGKLGVERCAAVVGFSYGGLVAFQMAAACPPGMVRSVVVSGSSLVFTGAMSDALLGRLGGGGAGTGTSSSLTELMLPDSVGGLRFLFAAATHMKLWFPRRVLSDFLKVMYNNRKERAELLENMITCRDEKAPAPVFQQNILLLWGEDDDFFPVEGAKMLKE; this is encoded by the exons ATGGTGAACTGGGTAGAGGTGCTAAGGAAGCACCTGCTGGGCCGCATAGCCAAGAACGCCGGCCTCCGgcagcacgccgtcgccgtggacgccgccgcccccggcaCCGTCATTAACCTCTGGCTGCCCGATCACAAGCTCAAGCCACCGAAGCAGAACCAGAACGACCCAGCCGCCACCAACAAGCGCCCCGCCGTGGTGCTGGTGCACGGCTTCGCGGGCGACGGCATGATGACGTGGGCGTTCCAGGTGGGCGCGCTGCGGCGCCAGGGCTACGACGTCTACGTCCCGGACCTGGTCCACTTCGGCGgctccacctcgccgtcgcccgaCCGCTCCGTGGCCTTCCAGGCGCGCTGcatcgcggcggcgctggggaagctcggcGTCGAGCGGTGCGCGGCCGTGGTCGGGTTCAGCTACGGCGGGCTCGTGGCGTTccagatggcggcggcgtgcccgCCGGGCATGGTGCGGtccgtcgtcgtctccggctccAGCCTCGTGTTCACGGGCGCCATGAGCGACGCCCTGCTGGGgaggctcggcggcggcggcgccgggaccgggacgtcgtcgtcgctcACGGAGCTGATGCTGCCGGATTCGGTCGGCGGGCTCAGGTTCctgttcgccgccgccacgcacATGAAGCTGTGGTTCCCCCGTCGTGTCCTCAGCGATTTCCTCAAG GTTATGTATAACAACCGAAAGGAGAGAGCCGAGCTGCTGGAAAATATGATTACCTGCAGGGACGAAAAAGCACCGGCCCCTGTGTTTCAGCAG AACATACTTCTGTTATGGGGAGAGGATGACGACTTCTTCCCCGTGGAAGGCGCCAAGATGCTGAAGGAGTAG